GTACGTGCCGGCCCTCGCAGCTGGATCTTGGTGGACTTTGATCCATCCTCAGATCCCGAATTTTGGATGTGGTTTGCACTCATCACAATCGGTGTGGGATCCATTGCGGTGTTCGCCGCCAATCGTATGATCAGGCCTCTGGCGCTCCTCGAAAGCGCGGCAGAGTCGGTCAGCCCCGACGGCATCCTCCCGGCGCTCGCCGAACGAGGGCCGGCGGAGGTACGCGCGACCGCAGCCGCGATCAACTCGCTTGCCTCTCGCTTGAAGCGCGCGATCGAAAGCAGGATGCGGCTTGTCGCGGCTGCCGGTCATGACTTTCGCACCCCCCTGACACGCATGAGACTGCGCGCCGAGTTTGTCGCCGACGAAGAGGAGCGAGCACTATGGCTCAAGGACATTGACGAGTTGGAGCGCATTGCCGACAGCGCCATACAGCTCGTCCGCGAGGAAACCACGACGACATCGCCGGAGGTCATTCGGGTGGATGACCTGGTCAGGAGCGTCGTAGCGGAGTTGCAGGATCAGAAGTTTGCGATCGAGGTGACCGATACCCGCGAAGCCTACGTCAAAGCCAGCCGACTCGCTTTGAGCCGCGCGTTGCGGAATCTCTTCATCAACGCCGCAACCCATGGCGTGCGTGCCATTGTAACCGTAACGGGAGGTCCATTGGCACGGATTACTATTTCCGATCATGGACCGGGCATCGCACCAGATGTGTTGGACCAGGTGTTCGAGCCGTTCTTCCGTGCCGACAGGGCGCGTAGCCAGAAAGTTCCTGGTGCCGGGCTCGGCCTTACGATCTCCCGCGAAATCATCCGCAGGGACGGCGGGGAAATTAGGATCGCCAATCGACCGGGCGGTGGGTTGGTTCAAGTTGTCGAGTTGCCCAGTGTCCTTCCCTTCGCGGTTGCTGGCGTGAGCGTTACCGGGGCGATGTCTGCCACTATGAAGCGCTGATCTGCGTCTGCTTGCCCATGTGCGTTCTGCTGGGTTCGTATCGTGTACCCGACAGGATTCGAGCCCAAGCAGTCCTCTCCCCCGCAGCAGACATTGGGCTGCGGACGTGATGGGCGGCTATCAAACGTGATTTCATCGCGCCGTGGGTGACGTTTGCCCTTTTTGGTCACTCGCGTTGCGGCTGAGCGCGACGCTGACGGTCTTAAAGCCGACGCCTTGCGTCGTGATGGATACGGTTTGTTGTCCGCTGTCTTGAATCACCTGCATCGTGGCGGTGAAACCGGCTCCGTCGATCGAAAACGTAATTTGCTGATCCGTCGCTTGGCCGGTGACGGTTCCGCTGGCGTTGTAGGTTCGCTCCTCCCAGGTCCCGGTCAAATTGGATCCTTGCGCTACTAGCTGAGCCCGCAACTCGATCTTCTGGGAAGGGCTAGCGCAGCGCAGGGCGATACTGAGCCGGTTGGCCTGACCCGCGGTCGTGTAGTAGGCCTTGCACACGAGTGCCTCTGATGCGCCCTCGGTGAATTCAATGCGCCCGGGCCCCATCCAAAAGCCCGACATTGAACCGAACACGTCCTGGGGGGCCGCGCCAGCGAACTGGAGGCTTCCAGCCAAGAAAACAATGACACCCAATGGGCCCGCGGGTCTGCGATGAGTCATGTTCGCCTCGGGGTTGAGAAATAAAACATTCCGTAACGCGACGAACGAAATCGAGTTCTTCGGTGAGCATGAATGCTTC
Above is a genomic segment from Hyphomicrobium album containing:
- a CDS encoding ATP-binding protein, coding for MNTLRAKIALLLVVSIVSVVALITLAMLYVFSTPMDDQVDLLAKQLIIMERLAKQNPDAGFLAHRPDAGAPDEDQTEKIRSATVRLGATLDITVTHKTDDIRFRIASVRAGPRSWILVDFDPSSDPEFWMWFALITIGVGSIAVFAANRMIRPLALLESAAESVSPDGILPALAERGPAEVRATAAAINSLASRLKRAIESRMRLVAAAGHDFRTPLTRMRLRAEFVADEEERALWLKDIDELERIADSAIQLVREETTTTSPEVIRVDDLVRSVVAELQDQKFAIEVTDTREAYVKASRLALSRALRNLFINAATHGVRAIVTVTGGPLARITISDHGPGIAPDVLDQVFEPFFRADRARSQKVPGAGLGLTISREIIRRDGGEIRIANRPGGGLVQVVELPSVLPFAVAGVSVTGAMSATMKR